The following are encoded together in the Culex pipiens pallens isolate TS chromosome 1, TS_CPP_V2, whole genome shotgun sequence genome:
- the LOC120412905 gene encoding uncharacterized protein LOC120412905, translating to MFSSAMHLLLFIFVLTIPSLEAQDTDLANAVAGILLKNYQDPFAPALLSQAFVSGNNSRIQQDDLLNSIISALDGKITIRFNVPSRNPLRRPWTHHVWLVDSYEAFGRLYGALDVDSYDYSGRYLIVHSGDPKRAELLQIFEDLLKQQIVNVVFVGVFEGKVELWTYVPFAPGSCFAVNLIMLPDEHWIDDFYPDKTSTLHGCGLKVGAFETRPYTFLEYLPSQEMVLGGFEGDLLEAIREKLNFKVTVLVPPGNAQWGYAFKKNSTGMMKMIQEEEVDLGIACLGISTARNEILKPGDVHYTTALVISVPPGRPYTSFEKLFRPFRLVVWMALASVLVVALITIVVVHRMNHQVKYFVFGRGVGSAVVNLYLSFFGMALHVVPSGTFARTLLCLWILHTFVIRTLYQGSSFKYLQLSLTRPPSRTLNDVDATDALYHVIDVGARYYEAFPERTKRLRFLPPVRDNLAARLMWMTQHQDSPDVMMSGLDHVAYHNRQYRRRPGGFVRIAKESIAVFTIAIYYPKKSMLTRQFNRQIRRFLAAGLMDYWVQRYGDYDFTEQIDGSAGPKPLSLGHLVGTFELCGVMMIVSILVFLGELALVKYFPRKQKRKCLQKWL from the exons ATGTTCAGTTCCGCGATGCATCTTTTACTGTTCATATTTGTGCTAACAATTCCTTCACTGGAAGCTCAAGACACGGATCTTGCTAATGCCGTAGCTGGTATTCTGCTCAAAAACTACCAAGACCCGTTTGCTCCAGCACTGCTGTCCCAGGCCTTCGTTTCCGGTAACAACTCGCGAATCCAGCAAGACGACCTGCTGAACTCCATCATAAGCGCTTTGGACGGGAAGATCACCATCCGCTTCAATGTCCCTTCGAGAAATCCACTGCGTAGACCGTGGACGCACCACGTTTGGCTCGTTGACAGCTACGAAGCCTTTGGACGCTTGTACGGTGCACTGGACGTCGACAGTTACGACTACTCCGGCCGGTACCTAATCGTGCATAGTGGCGATCCGAAGCGGGCAGAGCTCCTGCAGATTTTCGAAGATCTGCTGAAACAGCAAATTGTCAACGTAGTCTTTGTTGGTGTGTTTGAGGGCAAGGTCGAGCTGTGGACGTACGTTCCGTTTGCTCCTGGGAGTTGTTTTGCTGTAAATCTCATAATGCTGCCGGACGAGCACTGGATCGATGACTTTTATCCGGACAAGACTTCAACGTTGCACGGATGCGGCTTAAAGGTGGGTGCTTTCGAGACCAGACCGTACACCTTTCTGGAATATCTTCCGAGTCAGGAGATGGTTCTGGGAGGATTCGAGGGTGACTTGCTGGAAGCGATACGAGAAAAGCTGAACTTTAAGGTTACAGTGCTTGTCCCGCCGGGGAACGCCCAATGGGGATACGCTTTCAAGAAGAATAGTACTGGAATGATGAAGATGATTCAGGAGGAGGAGGTCGACCTTGGGATAGCTTGTCTTGGAATTTCTACGGCACGAAACGAGATTCTGAAGCCGGGAGATGTGCATTACACGACGgctttggtcatttcggtaccTCCAGGTCGCCCGTATACATCGTTTGAGAAGCTATTTCGTCCGTTTCGATTGGTAGTATGGATGGCCCTAGCTTCGGTTCTAGTCGTTGCTCTGATTACAATAGTTGTCGTGCATCGGATGAATCATCAGGTGAAATACTTCGTATTTGGTAGAGGCGTTGGATCAGCTGTCGTCAACCTGTACTTAAGTTTCTTCGGAATGGCTTTGCACGTTGTCCCTAGTGGAACGTTCGCCCGAACCTTACTGTGTCTATGGATTCTGCACACATTTGTTATAAGAACATTATACCAAGGGTCTAGTTTCAAGTATCTACAGCTTAGCTTGACACGACCACCGTCACGAACGCTGAACGATGTCGACGCAACTGATGCCCTCTACCACGTGATTGACGTTGGTGCCCGCTACTACGAAGCGTTTCCGGAACGAACGAAAAG GCTACGATTCCTACCACCAGTAAGGGACAACCTAGCGGCCCGTTTGATGTGGATGACTCAACACCAGGACAGTCCGGACGTAATGATGAGCGGCCTCGATCACGTGGCGTACCACAACCGACAGTACCGAAGACGTCCCGGCGGTTTCGTCCGGATTGCCAAGGAAAGTATCGCTGTGTTTACGATCGCCATCTACTACCCGAAGAAGTCGATGCTGACGCGGCAGTTTAATCGGCAGATTCGGAGGTTTCTAGCGGCCGGGCTGATGGACTACTGGGTACAACGATACGGTGACTACGACTTTACGGAACAGATCGATGGATCAGCTGGGCCGAAACCGCTTAGCCTTGGCCATCTGGTGGGAACGTTTGAGCTGTGCGGGGTTATGATGATAGTTAGTATTCTTGTGTTTTTGGGGGAGTTGGCTTTGGTTAAGTATTTTCCGAGGAAGCAAAAACGAAAATGCTTGCAGAAGTGGCTTTAG